The following are from one region of the Achromobacter xylosoxidans genome:
- a CDS encoding ChbG/HpnK family deacetylase, with the protein MSKRIVVCGDDFGMNADIDEGMIALAGMGRLSAVSCLTLGPSFASNAGRLAPMNVDIGLHVNFTEALTPGAEPMPTLSRLILSAYAGGLDAAWIDAQLACQFDAFEAAFGRAPDYVDGHQHVHQLPGIRERLLLLLKQRYGDHMPWLRQTAPGMQVGIPLKEALKARVIGALGSSALAREAQKDGMRTNRRLLGVYGFEGGKRRYADLLQNWLFNARDCDLVMCHPAMGSQDDCAMSRQRRAEFDVLASPKLGDWLNANGVHISRLPATAR; encoded by the coding sequence ATGAGCAAACGTATCGTGGTCTGCGGTGATGATTTTGGCATGAATGCCGATATCGATGAAGGCATGATTGCGCTGGCCGGCATGGGCCGGCTGAGCGCGGTCAGCTGCCTCACGCTGGGTCCGTCGTTCGCGTCGAACGCCGGGCGCCTGGCCCCGATGAACGTGGATATCGGCCTGCACGTGAACTTCACGGAAGCGCTTACGCCTGGCGCCGAGCCCATGCCCACGCTGAGCCGGCTGATCCTGAGCGCCTATGCGGGCGGACTCGACGCCGCCTGGATCGATGCGCAGCTGGCGTGCCAGTTCGATGCTTTCGAGGCCGCGTTCGGCCGCGCGCCGGACTATGTCGACGGGCACCAGCACGTGCATCAGCTGCCGGGCATCCGCGAACGGCTGCTGCTGTTGCTCAAGCAACGCTATGGCGATCACATGCCTTGGCTGCGCCAGACGGCGCCGGGCATGCAGGTTGGCATTCCCCTGAAAGAAGCCCTCAAGGCGCGCGTCATTGGCGCGCTCGGTTCGAGCGCGCTGGCGCGCGAGGCGCAAAAGGACGGCATGCGCACCAACCGCCGGCTGCTGGGCGTCTATGGCTTCGAAGGCGGCAAGCGGCGCTACGCGGACCTGCTGCAGAACTGGCTGTTCAACGCGCGCGACTGCGACCTGGTCATGTGCCATCCGGCCATGGGCAGCCAGGATGACTGCGCCATGTCGCGCCAGCGCCGCGCGGAGTTCGACGTGCTGGCCAGCCCCAAGCTGGGCGACTGGCTCAACGCCAACGGCGTGCACATCTCGCGCTTGCCGGCCACGGCGCGCTGA
- a CDS encoding glycosyltransferase family 2 protein — translation MHIQFRSESAVPQVLTKSYPLETVWPAAEARVPYDTCVTCVIPCLNECENLQVLLPLLRNRLEALCTSWEIIVADDGSTDGTEALMAEWTEHDGFRYVQLSRNFGKEAAISAGLEAATGNAVICLDADLQHPPALIEQMLARWAAGAEMVYAVRETRADESWAKRAGARWFYKLLSGARGVDVPAHAGDFRLMDRSVVDALIALPERTRFMKGLYAWVGFKGEALAYTPEERMHGDSRFSSMRLVRLALDGLTAFTTWPLRLVSLVGVAFAMLALAYAAYLVGEYLFFGNEVSGWTTIVTAVLFFAGVNLISLGVVGEYVSRIFDEVKGRPLFVVRRRQGRASRPGQGLD, via the coding sequence ATGCACATTCAGTTCCGGTCCGAATCCGCTGTCCCGCAAGTGCTGACCAAATCGTATCCGCTGGAAACGGTTTGGCCGGCGGCCGAGGCTCGCGTGCCGTACGACACTTGCGTGACCTGCGTCATTCCGTGCCTGAACGAATGCGAGAACCTGCAGGTGCTGCTGCCTCTGCTGCGCAACCGCCTGGAGGCGCTGTGCACCAGCTGGGAAATCATCGTGGCCGATGACGGCAGCACGGACGGCACGGAAGCGCTGATGGCCGAATGGACCGAACACGATGGTTTTCGCTACGTGCAGCTGTCGCGCAACTTCGGCAAGGAAGCCGCGATCAGCGCCGGCCTGGAAGCCGCCACGGGCAATGCGGTGATCTGCCTGGATGCGGATCTGCAGCATCCTCCCGCCTTGATCGAGCAAATGCTGGCGCGCTGGGCCGCCGGGGCCGAAATGGTCTACGCCGTGCGCGAGACCCGCGCCGACGAATCCTGGGCCAAGCGCGCTGGCGCGCGCTGGTTCTACAAGTTGCTGAGCGGCGCGCGCGGCGTGGATGTGCCGGCGCACGCGGGCGATTTTCGCCTGATGGACCGCAGCGTGGTGGACGCGCTGATCGCGCTGCCCGAACGCACCCGATTCATGAAAGGCCTGTACGCCTGGGTCGGCTTCAAGGGCGAAGCGCTGGCCTATACCCCCGAGGAGCGCATGCACGGCGACAGCCGTTTCAGCAGCATGCGCCTGGTCCGGCTGGCGCTGGACGGCCTGACCGCCTTCACGACCTGGCCGCTGCGCCTGGTCAGCCTGGTTGGCGTGGCCTTTGCCATGCTGGCGCTGGCCTATGCCGCCTATCTGGTCGGCGAGTACCTGTTCTTCGGCAACGAGGTCTCCGGTTGGACGACCATCGTCACGGCGGTGCTGTTCTTTGCCGGCGTGAATCTGATTTCCCTGGGCGTGGTGGGCGAATACGTGTCGCGGATCTTCGATGAGGTGAAGGGCCGGCCGCTGTTCGTCGTGCGCCGGCGCCAGGGCAGGGCTTCCCGGCCGGGCCAAGGCTTGGACTGA
- a CDS encoding TAXI family TRAP transporter solute-binding subunit, with product MTMFKRLVILSFCLLLAACGRAPDTDALRADVERSLATAYGADLFRIAGIKRMGSASDSSAPAGETRRVVYYDVELDLARNITLGAWDQPGAAALVTLLGAGPRSISGVKSGGNQAGDRIVAHASAIYRKEGDAWKLVTPAGFKAAEAPNLDTGAPPPVTRQLLDTLDQITHSVSYSASSTAQHVVQQELERSVARINGRLARMQQGYPLAGGPDRGEYVAFARALSDVARKQQIRVSPLITGGGAENIALLRSGDAVVGLAQADTARLAYDGKGPFAGQGPFTGLRALGSLYPELVHIVVRDDAALRGVRDLKGKTIALGPEGSAVRATLETVLAAHGLQAGRDYTVADTPFTESLPALNSGKVDAAAQVIGVPATPLRDALTQARLKLLPLDPAAIKALTGAEDNALMPLDIAAGTYPNQTEPIPTVGMAALLLTTADLTRDEALVIVRAVYVTGQDLLAAGSAQGAQVGLATARRGLTVPLHDGAQEGLAKLEQGKPQ from the coding sequence GTGACCATGTTCAAACGCCTTGTCATTCTGAGCTTCTGCCTGCTGCTGGCGGCCTGCGGCCGCGCGCCCGATACCGACGCCCTGCGCGCCGACGTGGAACGCAGCCTGGCCACCGCCTACGGCGCGGACCTGTTCCGTATCGCCGGGATCAAGCGCATGGGATCGGCCTCGGACAGCAGCGCCCCGGCGGGCGAAACCCGCCGCGTGGTCTATTACGACGTCGAACTGGACCTGGCGCGCAACATCACCCTGGGCGCCTGGGACCAGCCCGGCGCCGCCGCGCTGGTCACGCTGCTGGGCGCCGGCCCGCGCAGCATCAGCGGCGTGAAATCCGGCGGCAACCAGGCGGGCGACCGCATCGTCGCGCACGCCAGCGCCATCTACCGCAAGGAAGGCGACGCCTGGAAGCTGGTCACCCCGGCCGGCTTCAAGGCGGCCGAGGCGCCCAACCTGGACACCGGCGCGCCGCCGCCCGTCACGCGCCAACTGCTGGACACGCTGGACCAGATCACCCATTCGGTTTCCTACAGCGCCTCCAGCACCGCGCAGCACGTAGTGCAACAGGAACTGGAACGCTCCGTGGCGCGCATCAACGGCCGGCTGGCCCGCATGCAACAGGGCTACCCGCTGGCCGGCGGCCCGGACCGCGGCGAGTATGTAGCGTTTGCGCGCGCCCTGAGCGACGTCGCGCGCAAGCAGCAGATCCGGGTCTCGCCGCTGATCACGGGCGGCGGCGCCGAGAACATCGCGCTGCTGCGCAGCGGCGACGCGGTGGTGGGACTGGCCCAGGCCGACACGGCGCGGCTCGCCTATGACGGCAAGGGCCCATTCGCGGGCCAGGGTCCCTTCACCGGCCTGCGCGCCCTGGGCAGCCTGTATCCGGAACTGGTCCATATCGTGGTCCGCGACGACGCCGCCCTGCGCGGCGTACGCGATCTCAAGGGCAAGACCATCGCCCTGGGGCCGGAAGGCTCGGCGGTGCGCGCCACGCTGGAAACCGTGCTCGCCGCCCATGGCCTGCAGGCCGGCCGCGACTACACCGTGGCCGACACGCCCTTCACCGAGTCCCTGCCGGCGCTGAACTCCGGCAAGGTCGACGCCGCCGCCCAGGTCATCGGCGTGCCCGCCACGCCCTTGCGCGATGCGCTGACCCAGGCGCGACTGAAGCTGCTGCCGCTGGACCCTGCCGCCATCAAGGCGCTGACCGGGGCCGAGGACAACGCGCTGATGCCGCTGGACATCGCCGCCGGCACCTACCCCAACCAGACGGAGCCGATCCCCACGGTGGGCATGGCGGCGCTGCTGCTCACCACCGCGGACCTGACCCGGGACGAGGCCCTGGTGATCGTGCGCGCGGTCTACGTGACCGGGCAGGACCTGCTGGCCGCCGGATCCGCCCAGGGCGCCCAGGTAGGGCTGGCGACCGCCCGCCGCGGACTGACCGTGCCGCTGCACGACGGCGCCCAGGAAGGGCTGGCCAAGCTTGAACAGGGCAAGCCGCAATGA
- a CDS encoding GtrA family protein, whose product MRALLQQVSTFIAVGCAAAATHWAVAVGCVELFRMPPLAANLIGWLVAFAVSFTGHYRLTFRHSKTPWTVAARRFFLVSAAGFIINEAAYAWLLHSTTIRYDILLALILLGLAVATFIASRLWAFRHKPAA is encoded by the coding sequence ATGCGCGCCCTGCTGCAACAAGTAAGCACCTTCATTGCCGTCGGATGCGCCGCCGCGGCCACCCACTGGGCTGTCGCCGTGGGTTGCGTCGAACTCTTCCGCATGCCGCCCCTGGCCGCCAACCTGATCGGCTGGCTGGTTGCATTCGCGGTTTCCTTCACTGGCCACTACCGGCTTACGTTCCGACATTCCAAAACTCCGTGGACGGTAGCAGCGCGGCGTTTCTTCCTTGTGTCAGCAGCCGGCTTCATCATCAACGAAGCCGCATACGCCTGGCTACTGCATAGCACTACCATCCGTTACGACATCCTGCTTGCCTTGATCCTGCTCGGGCTCGCCGTGGCGACCTTCATCGCTAGCCGGCTTTGGGCGTTCCGCCACAAACCCGCTGCCTGA
- a CDS encoding glycosyltransferase family 39 protein, with amino-acid sequence MFATTFWRRSDWTPPAGRFLIAIGAWLAFLAWIRPLTLPDEGRYAGVAWDMLRSGSHAVPLLDGMPYFHKPPLYYWLTELSFSVFGVHPWAARVPSWLAAWAAAAAMYAFVRRYRDPATAMTTVLILATMPFFYGGAQFANLDMLVAGMITLCVLAATDTVLREERGEAWHAMAVAAGALAALAVLAKGLIGLVLPGAILLIWLVWERRWRGLAALFWPPALLVFIAVAAPWFVLMQWRYPGFYDYFFVYQHFQRFAATGFNNAQPFWFYLPVVAGLSLPWSLWGGGILRKTFWEAGPSRSLRRLAVLWFAVVLAFFSLPNSKLVGYVLPALAPLAFLLAEVIQGARRADADSATRLLRLSGAVAVGICVIAVGIAANNARGSAGPLAKVVREQARPDDTFVSLHTYPFDLALYARAPRPAWVVDDWLNPEVPVRDNWRKELYDAAQFDPETGGQVLLSPAEFNARLCQAAEGSRYWVWGTAADNQVYAPLQGLAPVVSSVKYVMWRVDVDAALRQRVCGGTPKAG; translated from the coding sequence ATGTTCGCCACGACGTTCTGGCGGCGCTCCGATTGGACCCCGCCAGCGGGACGCTTCCTGATCGCGATAGGCGCGTGGCTTGCTTTCCTGGCCTGGATCAGGCCCCTGACCCTGCCCGATGAAGGGCGCTATGCCGGTGTGGCCTGGGACATGCTGCGCAGCGGTTCGCATGCGGTGCCCCTGTTGGACGGCATGCCGTATTTCCACAAGCCGCCGCTTTACTACTGGCTGACTGAGCTGTCCTTTTCGGTGTTCGGCGTGCATCCCTGGGCGGCGCGGGTGCCCTCTTGGCTGGCAGCGTGGGCCGCGGCGGCTGCGATGTACGCCTTTGTGCGCCGCTATCGCGATCCCGCGACCGCCATGACGACCGTGCTGATCCTCGCCACCATGCCGTTTTTCTATGGTGGCGCGCAGTTCGCGAATCTGGACATGCTGGTGGCCGGCATGATCACGCTGTGCGTGCTGGCGGCAACGGATACGGTGCTGCGCGAGGAGCGCGGAGAAGCCTGGCACGCGATGGCCGTGGCGGCTGGCGCGCTGGCAGCGCTTGCCGTGCTGGCCAAGGGGCTGATCGGCCTGGTGCTGCCGGGCGCCATCCTGCTGATCTGGCTGGTGTGGGAACGCCGGTGGCGCGGCCTGGCTGCGCTGTTCTGGCCGCCCGCGCTGCTGGTGTTCATCGCCGTGGCGGCGCCGTGGTTCGTGCTGATGCAGTGGCGCTATCCAGGTTTCTACGACTACTTCTTTGTCTATCAGCACTTCCAGCGCTTTGCCGCTACTGGTTTTAACAATGCGCAGCCGTTCTGGTTCTATCTGCCGGTGGTGGCGGGGCTGAGCTTGCCCTGGTCGCTTTGGGGCGGCGGCATCCTGCGCAAGACGTTCTGGGAGGCCGGTCCCTCGCGCAGCTTGCGGCGCCTGGCGGTGCTGTGGTTTGCCGTCGTGCTGGCGTTCTTTTCGCTGCCGAATTCCAAGCTTGTGGGCTATGTCCTGCCGGCGCTGGCGCCGCTGGCTTTCCTTCTGGCCGAAGTGATCCAGGGAGCCAGGCGCGCCGACGCCGATTCGGCCACCCGCCTGCTGCGCCTGAGCGGCGCGGTGGCGGTGGGGATCTGCGTCATCGCGGTGGGCATCGCCGCCAACAATGCGCGCGGCAGCGCGGGCCCGCTGGCCAAGGTGGTGCGGGAGCAGGCGCGGCCGGACGATACCTTCGTGTCGTTGCACACCTATCCGTTCGACCTGGCGCTGTACGCCCGGGCGCCGCGGCCCGCCTGGGTGGTGGACGACTGGCTCAATCCGGAGGTGCCCGTGCGGGACAACTGGCGCAAGGAGCTGTATGACGCCGCCCAGTTCGACCCCGAAACCGGCGGACAGGTGCTGCTCAGCCCCGCGGAGTTCAACGCGCGCCTGTGTCAGGCGGCCGAGGGCAGCCGCTACTGGGTATGGGGTACCGCGGCGGACAACCAGGTTTATGCGCCGTTGCAGGGGCTGGCGCCGGTGGTCAGCAGCGTGAAGTATGTAATGTGGCGCGTCGACGTGGACGCGGCCCTCAGGCAGCGGGTTTGTGGCGGAACGCCCAAAGCCGGCTAG
- the dnaQ gene encoding DNA polymerase III subunit epsilon, whose product MRQIIFDTETTGLDPAQGHRIVEIGCVEMVNRMTTGNNLHIYLNPDRDSDPEALAVHGLTTEFLSDKPRFADVADEFVKFIQGAELIAHNAAFDVKFFNAELAKTGRGPVTEYCETVTDSLLHARSLFPGKRNSLDALCDRFGISNAHRTLHGALLDSQLLAEVWLAMTRGQDALLIDVDDGASGGGNGIELARFDASGLPVIKASEAELAEHENYLAALDKSVGGACTWRKIDAPVAAA is encoded by the coding sequence ATGCGCCAGATCATCTTTGACACTGAAACCACCGGACTGGACCCTGCCCAGGGCCATCGCATCGTCGAGATCGGCTGCGTGGAGATGGTCAACCGGATGACCACCGGCAACAACCTGCACATCTACCTGAACCCGGACCGCGACAGCGACCCCGAGGCGCTGGCGGTGCACGGCCTGACCACCGAGTTCCTGTCCGACAAGCCGCGCTTCGCCGATGTCGCGGACGAATTCGTCAAGTTCATCCAGGGCGCAGAGCTGATCGCGCACAACGCGGCGTTCGACGTCAAGTTCTTCAACGCCGAACTCGCCAAGACCGGGCGCGGCCCGGTCACCGAGTACTGCGAAACGGTCACGGACTCGCTGCTGCATGCGCGCTCGCTGTTCCCAGGCAAGCGCAATTCGCTGGACGCTCTGTGCGACCGCTTCGGCATTTCCAACGCCCACCGCACCCTGCACGGCGCATTGCTGGACTCGCAGCTCTTGGCGGAAGTCTGGCTGGCCATGACCCGCGGCCAGGACGCGCTGTTGATCGACGTGGACGACGGCGCCAGCGGCGGCGGCAATGGTATCGAACTGGCCCGCTTCGACGCTTCGGGCCTGCCCGTGATCAAGGCCAGCGAGGCGGAACTGGCCGAGCACGAAAACTATCTCGCGGCCTTGGATAAGTCCGTGGGCGGGGCGTGCACCTGGCGCAAGATCGACGCGCCAGTGGCGGCCGCATAA
- a CDS encoding GNAT family N-acetyltransferase — translation MQASDVDAILALQTLAYPGFLLESAGFFQNRLALAPSHCWVAQAGASPDALLGYLISYPWDAGLPPALDVALAALPAAADHWFLHDCAVAPSAQGLGVGQALLRAAADSAHEGGLRRASLVSLESAVGYWQRHGYLPVSADSADLTEKLAGYGPRAQYMSRAFPL, via the coding sequence ATGCAGGCCAGCGACGTGGACGCCATCCTGGCCCTCCAGACCCTGGCCTACCCCGGTTTCCTGCTGGAAAGCGCGGGTTTCTTCCAGAACCGCCTGGCGCTCGCCCCCTCGCACTGCTGGGTAGCGCAGGCTGGGGCCAGCCCGGATGCGCTGCTGGGCTACCTGATTTCCTATCCCTGGGACGCGGGACTGCCGCCCGCCCTGGATGTGGCGCTCGCGGCGCTGCCGGCCGCGGCCGACCACTGGTTCCTGCACGACTGCGCCGTGGCGCCCTCGGCGCAGGGGTTGGGCGTGGGCCAGGCGCTGCTGCGCGCCGCCGCCGACAGCGCGCATGAAGGCGGCTTGCGCCGCGCCAGCCTGGTGTCCCTGGAATCCGCCGTGGGTTATTGGCAGCGCCACGGCTACCTACCGGTCAGCGCAGACAGCGCCGACCTGACCGAAAAACTGGCTGGCTACGGGCCGCGCGCGCAATATATGTCGCGCGCATTTCCACTCTAG
- a CDS encoding YaiI/YqxD family protein, whose translation MHIWVDADACPAVIKDILFRAAQRWQLPLTLVANQMLYTPPSPLIRAVQVPRGFDVADAHIAERASEGDLVITGDIPLAAQVLEKGAMALNPRGERYTPETIRERLALRDMMEELRASGVDTGGPAAFSQADRKAFANQLDTLLARAARKTQPGSASGQ comes from the coding sequence ATGCATATCTGGGTCGATGCGGACGCCTGCCCCGCGGTCATCAAGGACATCCTGTTCCGCGCCGCCCAGCGCTGGCAACTGCCGCTGACGCTGGTGGCCAACCAGATGCTCTACACCCCGCCCTCCCCGCTGATCCGCGCGGTGCAGGTGCCGCGCGGCTTCGACGTCGCCGACGCCCACATCGCCGAACGCGCGTCCGAGGGCGACCTGGTGATCACCGGCGACATCCCGCTGGCCGCGCAAGTCCTGGAAAAAGGCGCGATGGCCCTGAACCCGCGGGGCGAACGCTATACGCCGGAAACGATCCGGGAGCGGCTGGCGTTACGGGACATGATGGAAGAGCTGCGGGCCAGCGGCGTGGATACCGGCGGCCCGGCGGCATTCAGCCAGGCCGACCGCAAGGCCTTCGCCAACCAGCTGGACACCCTGCTGGCGCGCGCGGCGCGCAAGACGCAGCCGGGCTCGGCAAGCGGTCAATAG
- the gltS gene encoding sodium/glutamate symporter gives MISLTPVQSLLACCLVLVIGRVLTTKIGVLARYSIPDPIVGGLLFAVLAYLLATWGGISVSLETSIKPTLLLLFFGSIGLTANLKLLAKGGPRLIAFLLALIPFLVLQNAVGLGMAWLLDMHPLMGLLGGTITLVGGHGTGAAYATRFADFNNIQDVMALAMTAATLGLVLGGVVGGPVAEWLMRRHKLAGSLDHAPGDGHEPADLMENAPASSAGSYIVSLTAALVCLVVGGYLAALVEDAPVSLPNFLWCLATGVLIRNGGEKLGLKLDDRATEIIGTISLSLFLGMTMMTLDLSSVARLAGPLALMLAVQTLVCALYAAWVVFRMLKRDYEAAIMSAAFCGFALGATATAIANMQALTRRHGPAPEAFIVVPVTGAFLVDILNVIVLTSLISLPFVGGM, from the coding sequence ATGATCTCGCTTACGCCCGTTCAATCACTGCTGGCATGCTGCCTCGTCCTGGTCATCGGACGCGTGCTCACCACCAAGATCGGCGTCCTCGCCCGCTACAGCATTCCGGACCCCATCGTCGGCGGCCTCCTGTTCGCCGTACTGGCCTACCTGCTGGCGACCTGGGGCGGCATCTCCGTCTCGCTGGAAACCAGCATCAAGCCGACCTTGCTGCTGCTGTTCTTCGGCAGCATCGGCCTGACCGCCAACCTCAAGCTGCTGGCCAAGGGCGGCCCCAGGCTGATTGCCTTCCTGCTGGCCCTGATCCCGTTCCTGGTGCTGCAGAACGCCGTCGGGCTGGGCATGGCCTGGCTCCTGGACATGCATCCGCTGATGGGCCTCTTGGGCGGCACCATCACGCTGGTGGGCGGTCACGGCACGGGCGCGGCCTACGCCACGCGCTTCGCCGACTTCAACAACATCCAGGACGTGATGGCGCTGGCGATGACCGCCGCCACCCTGGGGCTGGTGCTGGGCGGCGTGGTGGGCGGGCCGGTGGCCGAATGGCTGATGCGGCGCCACAAGCTGGCCGGCAGCCTCGACCACGCGCCCGGCGACGGCCACGAGCCTGCGGACCTGATGGAAAACGCGCCCGCGTCCTCCGCCGGCTCCTACATCGTCTCCCTGACCGCCGCCCTGGTCTGCCTGGTGGTCGGTGGCTACCTGGCGGCCTTGGTTGAGGACGCCCCGGTCAGCCTGCCCAACTTCCTGTGGTGCCTGGCCACGGGCGTACTGATCCGCAACGGCGGCGAAAAGCTGGGCCTGAAGCTGGACGACCGCGCCACCGAAATCATCGGCACCATCTCCCTGTCGCTGTTCCTGGGCATGACAATGATGACGCTGGACCTGTCCAGCGTGGCGCGCCTGGCCGGCCCGCTGGCCCTGATGCTGGCGGTGCAGACCCTGGTATGCGCGCTGTATGCCGCCTGGGTCGTGTTCCGCATGCTCAAGCGCGACTACGAAGCAGCCATCATGTCAGCCGCGTTCTGCGGCTTCGCGCTGGGCGCGACCGCCACCGCCATTGCCAATATGCAGGCGCTGACGCGGCGCCATGGCCCGGCGCCGGAAGCGTTCATCGTCGTGCCGGTCACCGGCGCCTTCCTGGTCGACATCCTGAACGTGATCGTGCTGACCTCGCTGATCTCCTTGCCGTTCGTGGGAGGCATGTGA